In Cynocephalus volans isolate mCynVol1 chromosome 16, mCynVol1.pri, whole genome shotgun sequence, the following proteins share a genomic window:
- the LOC134364645 gene encoding interferon alpha-3-like, producing MALLVLSCQATCSLGCDLPQTHSLGTRRALVLLGRMRRISPLSCLKDRNDFGFPQEDLDGHQLQKARAISVLHEMTQQSFNLFCTKGSSAAWDESLLDKLCTGLYQQLDDLEACLMPEVGVEETPLVNEDFALAVRKYFQRISLYLKEKRHSPCAWEVVRAEIVRSFSSSINMRG from the coding sequence atggccctgctggtgctcagctgccaggcgacctgctctctgggctgtgatctgcctcagacccacagcctggggaccaggagggccttggtactcctgggacgaatgaggagaatctcccctctgtcctgcctgaaggacagaaatgacttcggattcccccaggaagacttggatggccaccagctgcagaaggcccgagccatctctgtcctccatgagatgacccagcagagcttcaacctcttctgcacaaagggctcatcggctgcttgggatgagagcctcttggacaaactctgcactggactctatcagcagctggacgacctggaagcctgtctgatgccggaggtgggggtggaagagactcccctggtgaacgaggacttcgcactggccgtgaggaaatacttccaaagaatcagtctctacctgaaagagaagaggcacagcccttgcgcctgggaggtcgtgagagcagaaatcgtgagatccttctcttcatcaataaacatgcgggga